The proteins below come from a single Gordonia sp. X0973 genomic window:
- a CDS encoding SRPBCC domain-containing protein, which translates to MSLVIEHSVKIAAPAATVWAVLTDFDSYGQWNPFVPRAACVLEPGRPIVMDVRLRGEKLRRQREFISAVEPGRSFRYSMKPVPLGLLSSMREQIVTPSGAGICHYTSHFQIDGILAPLVEMLLGSSLRRGFDDMADGLKERAELMAGGARHTPAIERR; encoded by the coding sequence GTGAGCCTGGTCATCGAGCATTCGGTGAAGATCGCCGCCCCGGCGGCGACGGTCTGGGCCGTACTCACCGACTTCGACTCCTACGGCCAGTGGAACCCGTTCGTGCCGCGCGCGGCATGCGTGTTGGAGCCGGGGCGGCCGATCGTCATGGACGTGCGCCTGCGCGGCGAGAAGCTGCGCCGCCAGCGCGAATTCATCTCCGCGGTCGAGCCGGGCCGCTCCTTCCGCTACTCGATGAAGCCGGTGCCGCTGGGATTGCTGAGCAGCATGCGGGAGCAGATCGTCACGCCGTCGGGCGCCGGGATCTGCCATTACACGTCGCACTTCCAGATCGACGGGATACTCGCACCGCTCGTCGAGATGCTGCTCGGCTCCTCGCTGCGCCGCGGGTTCGACGACATGGCCGACGGCCTCAAGGAACGGGCCGAGTTGATGGCCGGCGGCGCCAGGCACACCCCGGCCATCGAACGCCGCTAG
- a CDS encoding SDR family NAD(P)-dependent oxidoreductase, producing the protein MSASTETATENRRVAVVTGASSGIGAATARALAADGWLVVVGARRLDRISALAAEIGGIGRELDVTDPESIAAFVDGLDRVNLLVNNAGGAKGWAPVADAVEEDWRWMWETNVIGTMRMTKALLPALIASGDGLIVTVTSVAALEPYDNGAGYTSAKHAQAVVHRTLRTELLGKPVRLTEIAPGMVETEFSVVRFDGDQDRADAVYEGLTPLTADDVAEVIAFTASRPPHVNLDQIVIKPRDQASARRNIKTG; encoded by the coding sequence ATGAGCGCATCCACCGAAACCGCCACCGAGAACCGTCGCGTCGCCGTCGTCACCGGAGCCAGCTCCGGGATCGGGGCGGCCACCGCCCGAGCCCTGGCCGCCGACGGCTGGCTCGTCGTCGTCGGAGCCAGGCGCCTGGACCGAATCAGCGCGCTGGCCGCGGAGATCGGTGGCATCGGGCGCGAACTCGACGTCACCGATCCCGAATCGATCGCGGCCTTCGTCGACGGTCTGGACCGCGTCAACCTGCTGGTGAACAACGCCGGCGGAGCCAAGGGGTGGGCGCCGGTCGCCGACGCGGTCGAGGAAGACTGGCGGTGGATGTGGGAGACCAACGTGATCGGCACCATGCGGATGACCAAGGCGCTGCTGCCCGCCCTCATCGCGTCCGGCGACGGGCTGATCGTCACGGTGACCTCGGTCGCCGCGCTCGAGCCCTATGACAACGGAGCCGGCTACACCAGCGCCAAGCACGCCCAGGCCGTGGTGCACCGCACCCTGCGCACCGAACTGCTCGGCAAACCCGTCCGGCTCACCGAGATCGCCCCCGGGATGGTGGAGACCGAGTTCTCCGTCGTGCGATTCGACGGCGATCAGGACCGGGCCGATGCGGTGTACGAGGGGCTGACGCCGCTGACCGCCGACGACGTCGCCGAGGTGATCGCGTTCACGGCGTCCCGGCCGCCGCACGTCAACCTGGATCAGATCGTCATCAAACCGCGCGACCAAGCGTCGGCGCGGCGCAACATCAAGACCGGCTAG
- a CDS encoding ROK family transcriptional regulator, with amino-acid sequence MSRNAGPIAGVVPAALRVGTSPAAVVFARVRNGSPVTRDRLAESSDLSTATVNRQVHALLEAGLVVERPDLVDGGGIGRPKVPLTLNHDGLAVAAMHIGARRTLLAIADLSGRTLYSHAVLTPAGDAEAAVGELAAALAELVARFSGRRFLWAGVAVGGDVDGTTGTVDHPVRGWRGAPVGAIVGAALRMPVSVCEHVQAMAAAELVLAPTATVAAKGRSSLYWYARETVGMALTVDGQVQVPTSGAGTVAHVPVCAPHFAVEGGRVTGLQDVIGSAALARAARTTGVALDSSVLRDERARALGEAIATISDVLNPDAVIVAGDAFADHPRGLAPVQAAFDAARHLPHRLELTPTQFGLGVQEAAAVVVALSVIYADPIDSLAASSVASTSPTSSGPATR; translated from the coding sequence ATGAGTCGCAACGCCGGGCCGATCGCCGGAGTCGTCCCGGCCGCCCTGCGGGTCGGCACGTCGCCCGCGGCCGTCGTCTTCGCCCGCGTGCGCAACGGGTCGCCGGTGACCAGGGATAGGCTCGCCGAGAGCTCTGACCTGTCGACCGCGACGGTGAACCGCCAGGTCCACGCCCTGCTGGAGGCGGGTCTCGTCGTGGAGCGCCCCGACCTCGTCGACGGCGGCGGGATCGGCCGGCCCAAGGTGCCGTTGACGCTCAACCACGACGGGCTGGCGGTCGCGGCGATGCACATCGGTGCCCGGCGCACACTGCTCGCCATCGCGGACCTCTCCGGCCGCACGCTCTACAGTCACGCCGTGCTGACCCCTGCGGGTGACGCGGAGGCGGCGGTGGGCGAACTCGCCGCCGCGTTGGCCGAACTCGTCGCCCGGTTCTCCGGTCGGCGGTTCCTCTGGGCCGGGGTGGCCGTCGGCGGCGACGTGGACGGGACCACCGGGACCGTCGACCACCCGGTGCGCGGGTGGCGGGGAGCGCCGGTCGGAGCGATCGTCGGCGCCGCGCTGCGGATGCCGGTCTCGGTGTGTGAGCACGTCCAGGCGATGGCCGCGGCCGAATTGGTGCTGGCGCCGACGGCGACCGTCGCCGCGAAGGGCCGCTCGTCGCTCTACTGGTATGCGCGCGAGACCGTCGGCATGGCGCTGACGGTCGACGGGCAGGTGCAGGTTCCCACCTCCGGCGCGGGCACCGTCGCACACGTTCCGGTCTGTGCGCCGCATTTCGCCGTCGAGGGTGGGCGCGTGACCGGACTCCAGGACGTCATCGGTAGCGCCGCGCTGGCGCGCGCAGCGCGGACGACCGGCGTCGCCCTCGATTCCTCGGTACTGCGCGACGAACGGGCGCGCGCCCTCGGCGAGGCCATCGCGACGATCAGCGACGTCCTCAACCCCGACGCCGTCATCGTCGCCGGGGACGCCTTCGCCGATCATCCGCGCGGGCTGGCACCGGTGCAGGCCGCCTTCGACGCGGCGCGGCACCTGCCGCACCGACTGGAGCTGACGCCGACGCAGTTCGGTCTCGGTGTCCAGGAGGCCGCCGCCGTGGTCGTGGCACTGTCGGTGATCTACGCCGACCCGATCGACTCCCTGGCGGCCAGCAGCGTGGCCAGCACGTCGCCGACCAGTTCGGGCCCGGCGACCCGGTAG
- the otsB gene encoding trehalose-phosphatase has product MSGLPADLVTALRVFASAPRIVVASDFDGCLAPIVSHPADARPDPAAVAHLVRLAALPSTTTAIVSGRARADLAGLVEAAAIPGIGSVTLIGSHGSEFDDGFTTPITVEQRALLARVESALDEIASRFPGTMVETKPASAVLHVRNATDPAGADAALDEARRGPAALPGVHATEGKAVLELAVIETGKGHALDALRAQCRADAVCYLGDDVTDENAFRHLDAAADIGIKVGDGETVARYRVAGPELVGDVLATLLAARESIGSA; this is encoded by the coding sequence ATGTCGGGCCTGCCCGCCGATCTCGTCACGGCGCTGCGCGTCTTCGCGTCGGCGCCCAGAATCGTCGTCGCGTCGGATTTCGACGGATGCCTGGCCCCCATCGTGAGCCACCCGGCCGACGCGCGGCCCGATCCGGCGGCAGTGGCCCACCTCGTGCGCCTCGCCGCACTGCCGTCGACGACGACGGCGATCGTCTCCGGCCGGGCGCGCGCCGACCTGGCCGGGCTGGTCGAGGCCGCCGCGATCCCGGGCATCGGGTCGGTGACGCTCATCGGCAGCCACGGCTCCGAATTCGACGACGGATTCACCACCCCGATCACCGTCGAACAGCGGGCGCTGCTCGCCCGGGTCGAATCCGCTCTCGACGAGATCGCTTCCCGCTTCCCCGGGACGATGGTGGAGACCAAACCGGCCAGTGCGGTGCTGCACGTGCGCAACGCGACCGATCCGGCCGGTGCCGACGCCGCTCTCGATGAGGCGCGCCGGGGTCCGGCCGCACTGCCCGGCGTCCACGCCACCGAGGGCAAAGCCGTGCTGGAACTGGCGGTCATCGAGACCGGCAAGGGGCACGCCCTCGACGCCCTGCGCGCGCAATGTCGCGCCGACGCGGTGTGCTACCTCGGCGACGACGTGACCGACGAGAACGCCTTCCGCCACTTGGACGCCGCCGCCGACATCGGCATCAAGGTGGGCGACGGTGAGACGGTCGCCCGCTACCGGGTCGCCGGGCCCGAACTGGTCGGCGACGTGCTGGCCACGCTGCTGGCCGCCAGGGAGTCGATCGGGTCGGCGTAG
- a CDS encoding trehalose-6-phosphate synthase, giving the protein MTTPTERAEFVVVANRLPVDKTVLADGTVQWKRSPGGLVTALEPILRNHTGAWVGWSGVPDSDDNPEIEGLDVRAVPLSAAEIADYYEGFSNGTLWPLYHDVIVKPEYHREWWNSYVAINERFAKATAEVAGPGALVWVQDYQLQLVPKMLRELRPDLKIGFFLHIPFPPVELFMQLPWRAEIVDGLLGSDLIGFHLPDGAENFLYLANRLGGHEASRRSVGVRSRFGSVAVGDRTVKVGAFPISIASGEIDSASKSRAIRSRAREIRKELGNPKTVLLGVDRLDYTKGIDVRLKAISELLEEGRLEPQETVMVQLATPSRERVESYVAMRAEIEQLVGNINGNFAEVGQPVVQYLNRPIPRDELVAFFVAADVMLVTPLRDGMNLVAKEYVACRSDLGGALVLSEFTGAAAELKQAYQANPYDLDGVKDAIEAAVTDPAEDRRDRMRAMRRQVLAHDVEKWAKSFLDTLRDTNS; this is encoded by the coding sequence GTGACCACGCCGACCGAGCGGGCCGAGTTCGTGGTAGTCGCCAACCGACTCCCCGTCGACAAGACGGTCCTGGCCGACGGCACCGTGCAGTGGAAACGCAGCCCCGGCGGGCTGGTCACCGCACTCGAACCGATCCTGCGCAACCACACCGGCGCCTGGGTGGGCTGGTCCGGGGTACCCGACTCCGACGACAACCCGGAAATCGAGGGCCTCGACGTCCGTGCCGTCCCGCTCAGCGCGGCCGAGATCGCCGACTACTACGAGGGCTTCTCCAACGGCACGCTGTGGCCGCTCTACCACGACGTCATCGTCAAACCCGAGTATCACCGCGAGTGGTGGAACTCCTACGTCGCGATCAACGAACGGTTCGCGAAGGCCACCGCCGAGGTGGCCGGTCCGGGTGCGCTCGTCTGGGTGCAGGACTACCAGCTGCAACTCGTCCCCAAGATGTTGCGCGAACTGCGGCCCGACCTCAAGATCGGTTTCTTCCTCCACATCCCGTTCCCCCCCGTCGAGTTGTTCATGCAACTCCCGTGGCGCGCCGAGATCGTCGACGGCCTGCTCGGCTCCGACCTGATCGGTTTCCACCTGCCCGACGGGGCCGAGAACTTCCTCTACCTCGCCAACCGACTCGGCGGCCACGAGGCATCACGGCGCTCGGTCGGCGTGCGGTCGCGGTTCGGTTCGGTGGCCGTCGGCGACCGGACGGTGAAGGTCGGCGCCTTCCCCATCTCCATCGCGTCGGGCGAGATCGACTCCGCGTCGAAATCCCGCGCCATCCGCAGCCGCGCACGGGAGATCCGCAAGGAGCTGGGAAACCCGAAGACCGTCCTGCTCGGCGTCGACCGCCTCGACTACACCAAGGGAATCGACGTCCGGCTCAAAGCCATATCCGAGCTACTCGAAGAGGGGCGCCTCGAACCGCAGGAGACGGTGATGGTCCAGCTGGCCACGCCCAGCCGCGAACGCGTCGAATCCTATGTGGCGATGCGGGCGGAGATCGAACAACTCGTCGGCAACATCAACGGCAACTTCGCCGAGGTGGGCCAGCCGGTCGTCCAGTACCTGAACCGGCCCATCCCGCGTGATGAGCTGGTGGCCTTCTTCGTGGCCGCCGACGTCATGCTCGTCACCCCGCTGCGCGACGGCATGAACCTCGTCGCCAAGGAGTACGTCGCCTGCCGCAGCGATCTCGGCGGCGCGCTGGTGCTCTCCGAGTTCACCGGCGCTGCGGCCGAACTCAAACAGGCCTATCAGGCGAACCCCTACGACCTGGACGGCGTCAAGGATGCGATCGAGGCCGCCGTGACGGACCCGGCCGAAGACCGGCGCGACCGGATGCGCGCGATGCGCCGCCAGGTGCTCGCCCACGACGTGGAGAAGTGGGCGAAGAGTTTCCTGGACACCCTGCGGGACACGAACAGCTGA